The Arachis ipaensis cultivar K30076 chromosome B10, Araip1.1, whole genome shotgun sequence DNA window CAATGCTAGACAAAGAAACCATCATCCAAGAGCCATAAATGAAgtttcttctagtggtgagaccgtCGCCCTTACCAAGACCTTGGGAGAGATGACAAATATTCTCTAGCAACTCcaactcaatcaacaacaacctccacctccTCAACAACAACAAAGTTAACAGTTGGTCTCCCAAAGAGTGTGCGGAATTTGCTCTTGTTACTCCCATTACACCGATGAATGCCCAAGTCTCCAAGAGGATAATACCTTGCTGGCTACTAATGCCTACTATAATCGTCTAAACCAAGGGTATCACCAACAAGGAGGCAACGATAATCCAGGGGGTAGTtttaatcaaggttggcaagataactctaaccaaggatggagggacaactataatcaAGGAAGAAGGGACAATGGTGGGAAACAAAAGTGGAATAACAACCACCAACAAAACCGATACCAACAAAACCCCCATATCAACACCAAAACCAAGGCAAACCATACCAAACCTACCAAGCACCTCATCAAAGGCAAGCACCTCAACTCAATCAACCACAAGCCCCTCAAATCATTTATGCCTCTTCTTCCCCAACCAAGATGAGACACTCTGCTCCATTCTCCAAGGACAAagggagcttcaaaccacacttgccTCAAGCCTTACCGGTCTTACCTCTAGTATCCAAGCCCTTCTTTCCCGTATGGAACCATCCTCTACTTCTACCACTCAACCCCCAAGTTCTAGTGCCTTaccctctcaacctttacccaaccccaagggtggcatcaatgctatCTCCTTGAGGTCTGACACCAAATTATAAGAGAGGTGTCCCAATGAGCCAAGACCAATAGAGGTCACTCAAGATAAGGATGTGGTTGAGATAGAAGAAGTCGAAGAGGAGGATGAGATCCAAGAGGTAGTTGAATAAGTGATTACAACCAAAGGGTGGAATTCCTAAGGATGGAGATGTTTTGCAAGAAGCTACTCCAATCCCATTTTCCACATTGGCAAGGAAGACCAAGAAGCAAGTTGAGTTGGATCCCAAAATAGTGGAGAtattcaagaaagttgaggtaacaaTTCTTACCTTTGATGCTATCCGCCAAGTCCCTAAATATGCCAAGTTTCTAAAGGACTTATGTGTGAACAAGGAGAGGattcatgatttagaaactattccattgGGAACCTCAATTTCCACTTTAATGGATGATATACCGGAAAAATATGGTGACCCCGGTCCTTGCCTAGTGACTTGCACCATAGATGGGGTACAATCtgttgattgcatgtgtgatctTGGTGCTTGTGTGAGCATTATGCCTTTGTCTGTTTATGAGGTCTTGAAGCTTCTACCATTGAAACAGTCGGCCACCCAGTTTGTTTTGGCGGATAAAAGCATAATTTCTGTGGTAGATATTGCGGAGGATGTTCTAGTGAGTATAAAGGGGTTGGACTTCCCAATTGATTTTCATAATCTTAAGATGCCCCCTAGTGACTCCGGGAGGACATCATCTATCTTACTTGGGAGACCGTTCTTGAAGACCTCCCGGTTCAAATTGGATGTATTTTCGGGTGCTTACTCGTTTGAGATCGATGGAAGAGAAGTGAGTTTTAAtcttgatgaagccatgagacacccaccggaggatcattctatcttccGGTGTGATTTGATTGATAATGTTGTGGCCAAAGTTCACCAAGATGATTTTCATGGAAAGAGTATGATTCAAGACCCAAGTGTGGGGAGTTCCCATGTATGTGAAGAAGACACCTTACCACATTCGGTGCTACCGGATGATCAAGTGCCTAACCATGAACCAAGTGCAGATTTGAAGCCACTCCCAACCCACCTAAAATATGCCTTTCTTGAGGAGAACCAAAAGTTCTCGGTGATAATTGCAGGGGAGCTTACCTCCCAACAGGAGAAGAAGTTGCTTAATGTCTTGAGGAGGAACAAGAAGGCCATTGGGTAGAGCTTGGCGGACTTAGTTGGCATTAGCCCTCAAGTGTGTAAACACCAAATTTTTCTAGAAGAAGGAGCCAAACCAGTTAGGCAACCTCAAAGGCATCTAAATCCTACCATTCTAGAGGTTGTGAAGAAGGAGGTCACCCGGTTGTTAGAAGCCGACATTATTTATCCGATTTCGgatagtgagtgggtgagccccgtGTAAGTGGTCACCCCGTTGCTCTTCATCGATCAAATACTTGATCGTTTGTGTGTTAAATCTCATTACTGGTTCTTAGATGGCTATTCAGGATATTTCTAAATCCATATTGCTTCAGAAGACCAAGAAAAAACGACTTTCACATGCTCTTTCGGAACGTATGCGTACAAaagaatgccatttggcttgTGCAACGCACCAGCTacgttccaaaggtgtatgatgagtataTTTGCGGATCTTTTGGAGCATTGCATGGAGgtgtttatggatgattttagtattTATGGGGACTCCTTTGACCTTTGCTTGGACAATCTTGCAAAAGTATTAGAGAGGTACACTAAATAAAACCTTGTGCTAAACTTTGAGAATTGTCATTTCATGGTAAGACAAGGTATTGTTTTAGGGCACATTGTCTCTAAAGATGGTATTTCTGTTGATCCGGCAAAGgtcaatgttatttctagtttgccttagccctcttctgtgagggaagtccgtgtgtttcttggtcatgcaggtttttaccggcgtttcatcaaggactttagtaaggtggtgTTACCTCTCTCTCGATTGTTGCAAAAGGGTGTGGAATTTGATTTGAGTGAAGAGTGCATGGAGGCATTTGACAAGCTAAAGATTGCTTTGACCCAAGCTCCTATCGTAAGAGGGCCTAACTGGAGTACGCCATTCGAAATCATGTGTGATACATCAAACTATGCGGTGGGAGCGGCACTAGCTCAGTGCGAGGGTAAAATTCCTTATGTCATTGCCTATgcctctaagactttagatggagCCCAGTCCAACTATACTACCACTGAGAAGGAATTGTTAGCAATTGTCTTTGccttggataaattccgagcttactTACTTGGctctaaggtggtagtatattcaGATCATGCGGTATTAAAGTATTTATTGGCCAAAAAGGAATCTAAACCAAGGTTGATCCGATGGGTATTGCttttacaagagtttgatatagagatcaaagataggaatggttcccaaaatttggtgacggaccacttgagtcgcttAGAGCACACAAAGGGCGATTCCACTCTTATCAATGATACATTCCCTCTGATCTTGAGGGCTTGCTAGCAATATCCGAAGtgatcccttggtatgcacctattgcCAATTACTTGGTCGCTCGCACCTTTCCTCCCGATTTCTCTCAACATCAAAAGGATAAGCtcaaaagcgaatccaaatattatgtatgggatgacccatacttgTGGAGATGTGGTACCGATCAAATAATTAAGAGGTGTATACTGCAATCTGAGCATTATTCTATTTTGGAGGCTTGCCACTCTTCCAAgggtggtggccactttggtccTCAACGGACGGCTCAGAAGGTCTTAGATTGCAGATTTTGGTGGCCTACACTTTTCAAAGATGCATATCTCTTTTGTAGTTCTTGTCCACAATGCCTTAGGTTTGGAAATATCTCTAAGAAGAATGAGATATCCCAACAAACAATgttgttttgcaaaatttttgatatttggggtattgacttcatggggccttttccaaaTTCTAACGATTTCATGTATATTCTGCTGGCTGTTgactatgtttccaagtgggtggaggcAATTCCCACCCGAAATGATGATGCTAATGTAGTTCTTTCTTTTGTTCGGAATAACATCatttgcc harbors:
- the LOC107620690 gene encoding uncharacterized protein LOC107620690, translating into MDDIPEKYGDPGPCLVTCTIDGVQSVDCMCDLGACVSIMPLSVYEVLKLLPLKQSATQFVLADKSIISVVDIAEDVLVSIKGLDFPIDFHNLKMPPSDSGRTSSILLGRPFLKTSRFKLDVFSGAYSFEIDGREVSFNLDEAMRHPPEDHSIFRCDLIDNVVAKVHQDDFHGKSMIQDPSVGSSHVCEEDTLPHSVLPDDQVPNHEPSADLKPLPTHLKYAFLEENQKFSVIIAGELTSQQEKKLLNVLRRNKKAIG